In one window of Lewinellaceae bacterium DNA:
- the pgl gene encoding 6-phosphogluconolactonase, translated as MSLHIYPDEDTLIHAYAAYITRQTGEAIARSGRCNLVLVGGNSPKRVYQLLTKPPYRNAVSWEKVYFFFGDERYVPADHERNNAHMAWETLLKPLGIDHSKVFVMDTSLTPEETAHQYALQIGRHFQEQPVSFDLVLLGLGDNAHTASLFPGSTVINETTPTVSALYVPDEKEFRITLTAPLINQAHRVSFLAFGVAKALAVYQVIEGERDAMLYPAQIIQPLHHPADWFLDSPAAALL; from the coding sequence ATGAGCCTGCACATATATCCCGACGAGGATACGCTGATCCACGCCTATGCTGCTTATATAACCCGCCAGACCGGAGAAGCAATAGCCCGGTCCGGACGGTGCAATCTTGTCCTGGTCGGGGGCAACTCACCCAAGCGTGTATATCAGCTGCTGACCAAACCTCCTTACCGCAATGCGGTCTCCTGGGAGAAAGTTTACTTTTTCTTTGGTGATGAACGGTACGTTCCGGCGGATCACGAAAGGAATAATGCCCATATGGCCTGGGAAACCCTGCTCAAACCGCTGGGGATTGACCACAGCAAGGTATTTGTAATGGATACCTCATTAACCCCGGAGGAAACCGCTCATCAATATGCACTTCAAATCGGACGTCATTTTCAGGAACAGCCGGTGTCTTTTGATTTGGTCCTACTGGGACTGGGTGATAATGCCCATACTGCTTCGCTATTTCCGGGCAGTACGGTCATCAACGAAACAACTCCCACCGTATCAGCCCTGTATGTGCCGGATGAAAAGGAGTTCCGCATCACTTTGACCGCTCCCCTGATCAATCAGGCTCACCGGGTATCTTTCCTGGCCTTTGGCGTAGCCAAAGCCCTTGCGGTCTATCAGGTGATCGAAGGTGAACGGGATGCCATGTTGTATCCGGCCCAGATCATCCAACCGCTGCACCATCCCGCCGATTGGTTTTTAGACTCACCGGCCGCAGCTCTGCTGTAG
- a CDS encoding glucosidase gives MNQENARLDAQASGQENWLKWGPYLSERQWGTVREDYSADGDAWNYISHDMARSRAYRWGEDGLSGISDDQQILCFSVSYWNGRDPILKERLFGLTNKEGNHGEDVKELYFYLDNTPSHAWMEHLYLYPCQAFPYDELIQVNGSRDRLQPEYELTDTDCWKKGGWFACRTRYAKASPDDILIEIRISNHSQEEQTITVLPTLWFRNTWILDGKRPVIVPCEQGVKATHPESGDTYLWFERPEHLLFTENDTNMERCFGVTNVSPYVKDYFHRVICNGDTSDIAGKQSGTKCAPVYILNLGPGKSSTIRVRLTNYVLDNALNEELFSNILTKRKKESTAFYQQVFQRIKKESISDTEQLIRRQALSGLLWNKQFYRYQVSTWLDGDPNLPPPPPGHDQIRNTDWRNVNAADVISMPDTWEYPWFAAWDLAFQCVALAAVDPAFSKKQLLLLLHEWYQHPNGKIPGYEWSFDSINPPIHPWAALEVVRMESAITGKPLDCDFLKRLFQKISLNFTWWVAREDSNGNNVFEGGFLGLDNIALFDRENDIPPGCTLEQVDGTAWMAFYSLHMLEIALTLAADDPSYEDMAIKYFEHFVSIASALNGMASELWDDDSGFFYDHLEHGSEILPLRVRSLVGLSTLFAVTILKKQYLEKVPGFARRLEHFAKERHARHQYIVFEASDRTGDVLLSLVPIDRLQRILHTLFDEAEFLSPFGIRSVSKYHLEHPVEMHINGDIFGLRYEPGESETGLFGGNSNWRGPIWIPTNYLLIHGLRTYHQFYGKTLTIEVPANSGRTLDLEEASVEIAHRILSIFSANHQGERPVHQDMAFLQLPEYHDLILFFEYFHAETGKGLGASHQTGWTALAGIL, from the coding sequence ATGAATCAAGAAAATGCACGGCTGGATGCTCAAGCCTCCGGCCAGGAAAACTGGCTTAAATGGGGACCTTATCTTTCCGAACGACAATGGGGTACCGTCCGTGAAGACTATTCGGCAGATGGGGATGCCTGGAATTATATATCCCACGACATGGCACGATCCCGGGCTTACCGCTGGGGAGAAGACGGGCTATCCGGCATCAGTGATGACCAACAGATCCTGTGTTTTAGTGTTTCCTACTGGAATGGCCGGGATCCAATCCTGAAAGAACGGTTATTTGGCCTGACCAATAAGGAAGGAAATCACGGAGAGGATGTAAAAGAGCTGTACTTCTATCTGGACAATACACCGTCCCATGCCTGGATGGAACACCTTTATCTGTACCCATGTCAGGCTTTTCCCTACGACGAACTGATCCAGGTAAACGGAAGCAGAGACCGGCTTCAGCCGGAGTACGAACTGACTGATACCGATTGCTGGAAAAAAGGAGGCTGGTTCGCCTGCCGGACAAGGTATGCAAAAGCTTCTCCTGATGACATTCTGATCGAAATCCGGATTTCCAACCACAGCCAGGAGGAACAAACCATTACGGTCCTGCCTACCCTTTGGTTTCGTAATACCTGGATCCTGGATGGCAAGCGGCCGGTGATAGTACCCTGTGAGCAAGGGGTGAAGGCCACCCACCCGGAATCAGGCGATACGTATCTATGGTTTGAGCGGCCTGAACATTTGCTTTTTACCGAAAACGACACCAACATGGAAAGGTGTTTTGGTGTCACCAATGTGTCTCCCTATGTCAAAGATTATTTTCATCGGGTGATTTGCAATGGGGATACGAGTGATATTGCCGGAAAGCAAAGTGGAACGAAGTGCGCGCCCGTATATATCCTTAATTTGGGACCAGGAAAATCTTCTACTATACGAGTCAGACTCACCAATTATGTGCTGGATAATGCATTGAATGAAGAATTATTTTCCAATATTTTAACAAAAAGAAAAAAAGAATCCACTGCGTTCTATCAACAGGTATTTCAACGGATAAAAAAGGAAAGCATTTCGGATACGGAACAACTGATCCGTCGGCAGGCTTTATCAGGATTGTTATGGAATAAACAATTTTACCGCTATCAGGTCTCGACCTGGCTGGATGGCGATCCGAATTTACCGCCACCACCACCTGGCCACGATCAGATACGGAATACCGACTGGAGGAATGTAAATGCTGCGGATGTCATTTCTATGCCGGACACCTGGGAATATCCCTGGTTCGCCGCCTGGGATCTTGCATTCCAATGCGTAGCACTTGCAGCCGTAGATCCTGCCTTTTCCAAGAAACAACTGTTGCTGCTCCTCCATGAATGGTATCAGCATCCCAATGGAAAAATTCCCGGGTACGAGTGGTCTTTCGACAGCATTAATCCTCCGATCCACCCCTGGGCAGCTCTGGAAGTTGTCCGCATGGAGTCGGCGATCACTGGCAAACCACTGGATTGTGATTTCTTAAAGCGGTTGTTCCAAAAGATATCACTCAATTTTACCTGGTGGGTAGCGCGGGAGGACAGCAATGGCAATAATGTATTTGAGGGTGGGTTTTTAGGTTTGGATAACATTGCCTTGTTTGATCGCGAAAATGATATTCCGCCCGGTTGCACGCTGGAACAAGTGGACGGTACGGCATGGATGGCTTTCTACAGCCTGCATATGCTGGAAATAGCACTTACCCTCGCTGCCGATGATCCATCTTACGAAGATATGGCCATTAAGTACTTCGAACATTTTGTGAGCATCGCATCGGCCCTAAATGGGATGGCTTCGGAATTATGGGATGACGATTCAGGTTTTTTCTACGATCACCTGGAACATGGTTCGGAGATCCTACCCCTCAGGGTCCGGTCACTGGTCGGGCTCAGCACTTTGTTCGCCGTGACCATTCTGAAAAAACAATACCTGGAGAAAGTGCCTGGTTTTGCACGTCGACTGGAACATTTTGCCAAAGAACGTCATGCTCGTCACCAATACATTGTTTTTGAAGCTTCTGATCGTACCGGTGATGTCCTGTTGTCTCTTGTTCCTATAGACCGGCTGCAGCGTATACTCCACACATTGTTCGATGAAGCAGAATTTTTAAGCCCTTTCGGGATCCGTTCGGTATCCAAATACCATCTGGAACACCCGGTAGAAATGCATATCAATGGTGATATTTTCGGCTTGAGATACGAGCCCGGGGAAAGTGAAACCGGATTATTCGGCGGCAATTCCAACTGGCGGGGACCGATCTGGATACCCACCAACTATCTGCTGATTCATGGTTTGCGGACGTACCACCAGTTTTATGGCAAAACATTAACCATTGAGGTTCCGGCTAACTCCGGAAGAACGCTGGACCTCGAAGAAGCTTCCGTAGAAATAGCCCACCGGATATTATCCATTTTTTCGGCTAACCATCAGGGGGAGCGGCCGGTCCATCAGGATATGGCCTTTTTACAGCTGCCGGAATACCATGATCTGATCCTCTTCTTTGAGTATTTTCACGCCGAAACGGGTAAAGGTCTGGGGGCATCACACCAAACCGGATGGACTGCCCTGGCCGGCATCCTGTAA
- the uvrB gene encoding excinuclease ABC subunit UvrB, protein MPYQLESKYHPTGDQPEAIRQLVAGINQGEKSQVLLGVTGSGKTFTVANVINEVQKPTLVLTHNKTLTAQLYAEFKEFFPDNAVEYFVSYYDYYQPEAYIHVSDTYIEKDLSINEEVDKLRMRATSTLLSGRRDIIIVASVSCIYGMGNPEDYKAGIIRIETGKVLARNQFLYRLVESLYSRTELMLTRGQFRVRGDSVEINLPYIDYGYRITFFGDEIESIEMIDPDTGKHLDDLTHAAIFPANLYIAPKDRLKMIIRDIEDELVEHERFFEQEGRYLEAKRIKERVAFDVEMMRELGYCNGIENYSRFFDGRQQGTRPFCLLDYFPDDYLMIIDESHVTIPQVRGMWGGDRARKINLVNYGFRLPSALDNRPLNFNEFEGLINQVIFVSATPGDYELEQTGGVVVEQIVRPTGLLDPPIEVRPSLNQIDDLLEEINERIQRNERILVTTLTKRMAEELTKYLAKLHIRVRYIHSEVDTLDRVEIIRDLRLGGFDVLVGVNLLREGLDLPEVSLVAVLDADKEGFLRNDRSLTQTAGRAARNANGLVIFYADQVTESMQQTMDETSRRRSIQMAYNEEHGITPTTITKTKEEILAQKSILDIRGQGKSRAYIEPDEPSIAADPIVDYMTRDQLEKVIAETEDKMRKAAKELDFIAAAQYRDELFALKKKIKEKVA, encoded by the coding sequence ATGCCGTATCAACTGGAATCAAAGTATCATCCCACCGGGGATCAACCGGAAGCCATCCGCCAACTGGTTGCAGGTATCAACCAGGGAGAAAAATCCCAGGTACTGTTGGGTGTCACCGGATCAGGTAAGACATTCACGGTGGCCAATGTAATCAATGAGGTGCAAAAACCAACACTGGTCCTCACGCACAACAAAACCCTGACTGCTCAGCTGTACGCCGAGTTCAAAGAATTTTTTCCCGATAATGCCGTAGAATACTTCGTATCCTATTACGACTATTATCAGCCTGAAGCATACATCCATGTCTCCGACACCTACATCGAGAAGGATCTTTCGATCAATGAAGAAGTGGACAAGTTGCGGATGCGGGCCACCTCAACGTTGCTTTCCGGCCGACGCGATATTATCATTGTTGCCTCGGTATCCTGTATTTATGGTATGGGAAATCCGGAAGATTATAAAGCCGGAATCATCCGCATAGAAACCGGAAAAGTCCTGGCCCGCAATCAGTTTCTGTACCGCCTGGTTGAAAGCCTGTACAGTCGTACCGAACTTATGCTGACGCGGGGACAGTTTCGGGTGCGGGGAGACAGTGTTGAGATCAATTTGCCATACATTGATTATGGATACCGGATCACATTCTTTGGCGATGAAATTGAAAGCATCGAAATGATCGATCCGGACACCGGAAAACATCTGGATGATCTGACCCATGCGGCCATTTTTCCGGCTAATCTCTACATCGCCCCGAAGGATCGTCTGAAAATGATTATCCGGGATATTGAGGATGAGCTGGTGGAACATGAGCGGTTTTTTGAACAGGAGGGCCGCTATCTGGAAGCAAAGCGAATCAAAGAGCGGGTAGCATTTGATGTGGAGATGATGCGTGAGTTGGGCTACTGCAATGGCATAGAGAATTACAGCCGCTTTTTCGATGGCCGGCAACAAGGTACCCGTCCATTTTGCCTTCTCGATTACTTTCCGGATGACTATCTGATGATAATCGATGAGAGCCACGTCACGATTCCTCAGGTAAGGGGTATGTGGGGTGGTGACCGGGCAAGAAAAATAAACCTGGTGAACTATGGTTTCCGGCTGCCCTCAGCGCTGGATAACCGGCCACTTAATTTCAATGAATTTGAGGGCCTGATCAACCAGGTCATTTTTGTCAGCGCGACACCGGGTGATTATGAACTGGAACAAACCGGCGGGGTAGTGGTCGAACAAATCGTCCGTCCAACGGGTTTATTGGATCCACCAATAGAAGTCCGTCCATCGCTTAATCAAATCGATGACCTGCTGGAGGAGATCAATGAACGCATCCAGCGGAACGAACGTATCCTGGTGACCACACTGACCAAAAGGATGGCGGAAGAGCTTACAAAATATTTGGCCAAATTACATATCCGGGTGCGTTACATCCACTCGGAGGTAGATACCCTGGACCGTGTGGAGATCATCCGGGACCTGCGTTTAGGTGGTTTTGATGTGCTGGTTGGGGTAAACTTATTACGGGAAGGCCTGGATTTACCGGAAGTATCCCTGGTCGCTGTTCTGGATGCCGATAAAGAAGGTTTTTTGCGCAATGACCGTTCTCTGACGCAGACAGCCGGCCGTGCAGCCCGTAATGCCAACGGATTGGTTATCTTCTATGCCGATCAGGTCACCGAATCCATGCAGCAGACTATGGATGAGACCAGCCGCCGGCGCAGCATTCAGATGGCCTATAACGAAGAGCATGGCATTACGCCAACGACCATAACCAAAACAAAGGAAGAGATCCTGGCACAGAAATCCATTCTGGATATCAGGGGACAAGGGAAATCACGTGCCTACATTGAACCCGATGAACCGTCCATTGCGGCAGACCCCATCGTCGATTATATGACCAGGGATCAATTGGAGAAAGTCATTGCTGAGACTGAGGATAAGATGCGTAAAGCAGCGAAGGAACTCGATTTTATCGCGGCTGCTCAGTACCGTGATGAGTTGTTTGCTCTAAAAAAGAAAATAAAAGAAAAGGTAGCCTGA
- a CDS encoding alpha/beta fold hydrolase produces MKEPEYPGTVPLYYKRYGEEHHKTIVILHGLFGSLDNWHTFARRLSSTYQVIAVDLRNHGRSPHTGTFNMTAMRDDLLRLWDELSLEQAVLMGHSLGGKVAMAFATAYEDRLSALVVLDISPRSYPRGHDVYFDAMLSMPLNLESRQEADQWLSKTVKSMPIRQFLMKNLERTETGYSWKFNLNVLYDQYDAVIGPVEILQPLSVPALFVRGAKSTYISDDDLALIRETFLNVDIVTIGNAGHWVHAEAPDALLAALTAFLYVHI; encoded by the coding sequence ATGAAAGAACCAGAATATCCAGGCACGGTACCGTTGTATTATAAACGATATGGAGAAGAACACCATAAAACCATTGTGATCCTGCATGGTTTGTTCGGTAGCCTCGATAACTGGCACACTTTTGCCCGGCGCTTAAGCAGTACTTATCAGGTCATTGCCGTGGATCTGCGCAATCATGGTCGTTCTCCGCACACCGGGACTTTTAATATGACCGCGATGCGGGATGATCTTTTACGTTTATGGGATGAGTTGAGCCTGGAGCAAGCCGTGCTGATGGGGCATTCACTGGGAGGCAAAGTTGCCATGGCCTTTGCCACAGCGTATGAAGATCGCTTATCCGCTTTGGTTGTTCTTGACATCAGTCCACGAAGCTACCCCCGTGGTCACGACGTGTATTTTGATGCCATGTTATCCATGCCGCTTAACCTTGAAAGCCGGCAGGAAGCCGACCAATGGCTCTCAAAAACGGTTAAAAGCATGCCTATCCGGCAATTTTTAATGAAAAATCTGGAACGTACTGAAACCGGTTACTCCTGGAAGTTCAATTTGAACGTCCTGTATGATCAATACGATGCGGTGATTGGTCCGGTTGAGATCCTGCAACCTTTGTCGGTGCCGGCATTATTTGTTCGCGGAGCTAAATCAACTTACATTTCGGATGATGATTTAGCTTTGATCCGGGAAACGTTTTTGAATGTTGATATCGTTACTATTGGAAATGCCGGGCATTGGGTCCATGCCGAAGCGCCCGATGCATTATTGGCTGCATTGACGGCATTTCTTTATGTTCACATTTAA
- a CDS encoding S41 family peptidase, with translation MRKITRILLPVLILMLMAFAGTPNKYFEISKNIEIFTNLYKELNLYYVDEVDPAKLMRIGVDAMLEHLDPYTNYFSENQIEGWRFMSEGRYEGLGAETKLIDNYLTITDLIDGAPAEASGLKIGDQIVKVDGRSTEGKNKVEVETMMRTVPSPEIKLDVMRIGQKKSIPITLTRAEINDSNVPYHGMVSDGIGYVILTTFTENAGKNVGDAIRDLKKENPELKGVILDLRNNGGGLLREAVSICNLFIPKDALVVTTRGKVQEWDREFKTTGVPAFPDLPVTVLANKMTASASEIVSGVLQDYDRGVIIGQRTYGKGLVQNTRDIGYNSQLKLTTAKYYIPSGRCIQSVAYQDGEPVDVPDDQRAAFKTRNGRKVLDGGGVTPDVKMDHADIPDLITQLEDQNMIFKYVNMYQQNHESIGDPQEFRFDDFDGFNQFLQANGFVYHNPAYRKLDEAVQVMEKDQQSSYLPQLQQLQNELTQSNNAVFDTNKEMILKTIASQIVARYYPEKDKILYKLRHDNEVKKAVEVLQNSAGYQQILAGK, from the coding sequence ATGCGCAAGATCACTCGTATTCTCCTTCCGGTTCTTATACTCATGTTGATGGCATTTGCCGGGACACCTAATAAGTACTTCGAGATCAGCAAGAACATTGAAATCTTCACCAATCTGTACAAAGAGTTAAATCTCTATTATGTAGATGAAGTGGATCCGGCGAAACTGATGCGTATCGGTGTTGACGCGATGTTGGAACACCTGGATCCCTATACCAACTATTTCTCTGAAAATCAGATCGAGGGATGGCGGTTTATGTCCGAAGGCCGCTACGAAGGCCTGGGGGCAGAGACCAAACTGATCGACAATTACCTGACGATTACTGACTTGATTGATGGTGCTCCGGCTGAGGCATCCGGGTTGAAAATTGGGGACCAAATTGTTAAGGTAGACGGAAGATCTACGGAAGGGAAAAACAAGGTTGAGGTAGAAACCATGATGCGCACGGTACCCAGCCCTGAAATCAAACTGGATGTGATGCGGATCGGGCAAAAGAAATCCATTCCTATAACATTGACCCGTGCAGAGATTAATGACAGCAATGTCCCATATCATGGCATGGTCTCTGACGGAATTGGCTACGTGATACTGACTACGTTCACTGAAAATGCCGGTAAAAATGTCGGGGATGCCATTCGCGATTTGAAAAAAGAAAATCCGGAATTAAAGGGCGTCATACTTGATTTGAGAAATAACGGAGGTGGATTGCTGCGTGAAGCCGTCAGCATTTGCAACTTATTTATTCCCAAAGATGCCCTGGTGGTAACCACCAGGGGTAAAGTACAGGAATGGGATCGTGAATTCAAGACGACCGGTGTGCCGGCCTTTCCTGACCTTCCCGTAACGGTCCTGGCTAATAAGATGACAGCTTCAGCATCAGAGATCGTCTCCGGTGTATTGCAGGATTACGATCGGGGGGTTATCATCGGACAGCGTACCTATGGCAAAGGCCTGGTTCAGAATACGCGGGATATTGGCTACAATTCACAACTTAAACTAACCACTGCCAAATACTACATCCCCAGTGGACGTTGCATTCAGAGTGTGGCTTATCAGGATGGTGAACCGGTAGATGTGCCGGATGATCAACGTGCTGCATTTAAAACCCGCAACGGACGAAAAGTCCTGGATGGCGGGGGCGTGACACCGGATGTTAAGATGGACCATGCCGATATTCCGGACCTGATCACTCAGCTGGAGGATCAGAATATGATTTTCAAATACGTGAACATGTATCAGCAAAATCATGAAAGCATCGGTGATCCGCAGGAATTCCGTTTTGATGACTTCGACGGTTTTAACCAGTTCCTGCAGGCCAATGGATTTGTTTATCACAATCCGGCCTACCGGAAACTGGACGAAGCGGTGCAGGTTATGGAAAAGGATCAGCAATCAAGCTATTTACCTCAACTCCAACAGTTGCAAAACGAATTGACCCAGTCCAACAATGCTGTTTTCGATACCAACAAAGAAATGATTCTGAAAACCATCGCTTCACAAATTGTTGCACGATATTATCCGGAGAAGGATAAGATCCTGTACAAATTGCGGCACGATAATGAGGTTAAGAAAGCCGTGGAGGTGCTGCAAAATTCAGCTGGTTACCAACAAATATTAGCGGGAAAGTGA
- the tsaB gene encoding tRNA (adenosine(37)-N6)-threonylcarbamoyltransferase complex dimerization subunit type 1 TsaB: MIAAEDQPVLLHLETAEQGCSVALSRGNTLIYTSADPLSFRHTSQLPLLIKDAMEDQQMDWTQIKAVAICDGPGSYTALRVGASMAKAICYAHHIPLIAVPTLDLIYGAMDTGSPEAIYVATLDARRERVFYALYDASGNCLEGPDLSRIDALIQRIASQEVRAGGSGVINQPELWIHPDNVIRLDPVRYSAAEMTGPALQRFARGMFEDLSTYAPNYLLRPNITTPRQAR, translated from the coding sequence GTGATTGCAGCTGAGGACCAGCCTGTGCTCCTGCATCTTGAAACGGCAGAACAAGGTTGTTCTGTGGCATTGAGCAGGGGTAATACGCTTATATATACGTCAGCGGATCCGTTGTCTTTCCGGCATACTTCTCAATTACCATTGCTTATTAAGGATGCGATGGAAGATCAGCAGATGGACTGGACACAGATCAAGGCAGTTGCTATCTGTGATGGTCCTGGATCCTATACCGCATTGCGCGTCGGTGCTTCCATGGCCAAGGCCATTTGTTACGCGCATCATATCCCGCTGATTGCGGTTCCCACACTAGACCTGATTTATGGCGCCATGGACACCGGAAGCCCGGAAGCGATTTATGTCGCTACCCTGGATGCGCGTCGTGAGCGGGTTTTTTACGCTCTGTACGATGCATCCGGCAATTGTTTGGAAGGGCCGGATTTAAGCCGGATCGACGCATTGATCCAGCGCATTGCATCGCAGGAAGTCCGTGCAGGAGGAAGTGGCGTGATCAATCAGCCGGAGCTTTGGATACATCCGGACAACGTCATCCGCCTGGATCCAGTCCGATATTCAGCAGCAGAAATGACGGGACCCGCCTTGCAGCGATTTGCCCGGGGTATGTTTGAAGATCTCTCTACCTACGCACCTAATTATTTGCTGCGACCGAACATTACTACCCCCAGGCAGGCCAGGTAA
- a CDS encoding helix-turn-helix transcriptional regulator yields MKKQKNEIVSLKKGGKEIQLDYADLRKAVLVLRAVNHKLRQRIIDLLEENDSMTVTDIYIKLRLEQSVASQHLAILRRAGVVTTERQGKFIYYRIDRDRLAQISRLVEELAD; encoded by the coding sequence ATGAAAAAGCAGAAAAATGAAATTGTTTCGTTAAAGAAAGGAGGTAAGGAGATCCAGCTTGACTATGCTGATCTCCGAAAAGCAGTGTTGGTGCTGCGGGCTGTCAACCACAAACTACGTCAGCGTATCATTGATCTACTGGAAGAAAATGATTCGATGACTGTGACTGACATTTACATTAAACTTAGGCTGGAGCAATCGGTAGCCTCCCAACATTTAGCCATCTTAAGACGTGCTGGTGTAGTTACAACTGAACGGCAAGGAAAATTTATTTATTACCGTATCGACCGTGATAGACTTGCACAAATTTCGAGATTGGTTGAAGAATTAGCTGATTAA
- a CDS encoding helix-turn-helix transcriptional regulator, translating to MRRTKVTFDNEKLQVSTEIMRALAHPLRLRILEFIDRNGKINVNKIYNTLNLEQSITSQHLKVLRLAGVVKQQKQGKYVLYSIEYDLVDRASRAVNRFLGKA from the coding sequence ATGAGAAGGACTAAGGTTACTTTTGACAATGAAAAGCTACAGGTTTCGACAGAGATTATGCGTGCGTTAGCCCATCCCTTAAGACTTCGCATATTAGAATTCATCGATCGAAATGGTAAGATCAACGTGAACAAAATCTATAACACCCTGAATTTAGAACAATCGATCACCTCCCAGCACCTCAAGGTGTTGCGTCTTGCAGGCGTGGTTAAACAACAAAAGCAAGGCAAATATGTATTGTATTCCATCGAATACGATCTGGTCGACAGAGCCTCACGAGCGGTCAACCGCTTCCTGGGCAAAGCATAA
- a CDS encoding DUF2147 domain-containing protein — MKRLLFSLLYLTCFITITNAQSGPLGTWKTIDDATGEAKSYVEIYQDQGKYFGKVVKLLKSSPDKICTECTGKKKNQPLIGLVVIEDLEPYKDYWSNGTIMDPENGSEYRCSIWFEPGNSQELKVRGKHWTGLYRTQTWYRVTSDK, encoded by the coding sequence ATGAAGAGACTCCTGTTCTCCCTCTTGTATCTGACCTGCTTCATTACCATTACAAATGCACAATCCGGTCCTCTGGGGACCTGGAAAACCATCGACGATGCGACCGGTGAAGCCAAAAGTTACGTCGAGATCTATCAGGATCAGGGCAAGTATTTCGGCAAGGTGGTAAAATTGCTGAAATCGTCACCCGACAAGATCTGCACGGAATGTACTGGCAAGAAAAAGAATCAACCTCTGATCGGGCTGGTCGTGATCGAAGACCTGGAACCGTACAAGGACTATTGGTCAAATGGCACGATTATGGATCCGGAAAACGGGAGCGAATACCGCTGCAGTATCTGGTTTGAACCCGGTAATTCCCAGGAATTGAAAGTGAGAGGAAAACACTGGACCGGACTTTACCGGACCCAAACCTGGTACCGGGTGACCTCAGATAAGTAG